The Doryrhamphus excisus isolate RoL2022-K1 unplaced genomic scaffold, RoL_Dexc_1.0 HiC_scaffold_26, whole genome shotgun sequence genome includes a region encoding these proteins:
- the LOC131119368 gene encoding uncharacterized protein LOC131119368, producing MHWQIANVPDSTSFVCASSPSCLSWSALCDGDILPESSVLFQINAEFKRITTVPLQSKFFSQVDLHTDNLTRLFQKRGGQLGERLKRITAQIANCDDVDAGRECIIKGVCVYMGEDPDNLLQEYVSLDQNTINKAIEDTTVGIYVVKEHASSDEAEDIGIVLEGIKVLQNLDNVALGVAVLFGLMYALNLSYPADLRYTFEVIQKIWMELDRGKLSNRALALKNRLHQ from the exons ATGCACTGGCAAATTGCTAATGTACCTGATAGCACATCGTTTGTATGTGCTTCATCTCCCTCTTGCCTGTCCTGGTCTGCTTTGTGTGATGGTGACATTCTCCCTGAATCCTCTGTGCTTTTTCAGATCAACGCTGAATTCAAGAGAATCACGACTGTACCACTTCAGTCCAAGTTCTTTTCTCAGGTGGACCTCCACACTGACAACTTGACAAGGCTGTTCCAGAAGAGAGGAGGACAGCTAGGTGAACGGCTCAAAAGAATCACTGCACAAATTGCCAAT TGTGATGATGTAGATGCTGGACGAGAGTGCATCATTAAAGGAGTCTGTGTCTACATGGGCGAAGATCCAGATAACCTCCTACAGGAATATGTG AGCCTGGATCAGAACACGATCAACAAGGCCATTGAAGACACTACAGTTGGTATATATGTTGTCAAAGAACATGCTTCAAGTGATGAAGCAGAGGACATTGGCATTGTTCTTGAAGGCATCAAGGTGTTACAAAACCTTGATAATGTAGCATTAggtgttgctgttttatttggatTGATGTATGCGCTGAACCTCAGCTATCCTGCTGACCTCCGCTACACTTTTGAGGTAATTCAAAAGATCTGGATGGAACTGGATCGAGGGAAACTTTCCAACAGAGCACTTGCTCTGAAAAACAGGCTCCATCAGTGA